In Capsicum annuum cultivar UCD-10X-F1 unplaced genomic scaffold, UCD10Xv1.1 ctg56424, whole genome shotgun sequence, a genomic segment contains:
- the LOC124893252 gene encoding uncharacterized protein LOC124893252, producing the protein MRFVVPIDSTFKNKRLKLEERQAIAKFLLKESKEGSLKYGSITQAAMLYRKSIRTIQHIWKQCLSSVDNGMSSLDVSLRLTGKVGREWTGVNINQVKEIPLCRRTNIRSLAFVMNISKSTVFLCVKDGTLRPHSNSIKPQLNEGNKKVRLQYRLSMIDQNKIHINPMFMNMFNYVHIDEKWFFLSKKVERYYLLPGEHEPDPYRSYKSKNFIPKFMFMAAVAHPRFDENGTELFSRKIGIFSFVIMEQAKRNSNNRTAGTMETKPIQSVTNDITRAYLIEKVLPAIRAKWPASDSNNPIFLQQDNARPHVGNNDLQFIEAARQDGFDIRLCFQPSSSPDLNVLGLGFFRAFQSLQY; encoded by the coding sequence ATGAGGTTCGTCGTACCTATAGACTCAACCTTCAAAAATAAACGATTGAAATTAGAAGAACGTCAAGCAATTGCCAAGTTTCTTTTGAAAGAAAGTAAGGAAGGAAGTCTTAAATACGGATCTATAACACAAGCTGCGATGTTGTACAGGAAATCAATAAGAACTATTCAGCACATTTGGAAACAATGTCTATCATCAGTTGATAATGGTATGTCGTCGTTAGATGTTTCTTTAAGACTTACAGGTAAAGTTGGAAGAGAATGGACTGGAGTCAACATTAATCAAGTCAAAGAAATTCCACTTTGTCGTCGAACAAATATTCGATCTCTGGCTTTTGTGATGAACATTTCCAAATCAACCGTCTTTCTGTGTGTGAAAGATGGAACTCTTCGGCCACATTCTAATTCCATCAAGCCTCAGTTAAACGAAGGAAACAAAAAGGTACGACTTCAATACCGCCTCTCAATGATTGATCAGAATAAAATCCACATAAATCCCATGTTTATgaatatgtttaattatgttcatATCGATGAAAAGTGGTTTTTTTTGTCCAAAAAGGTTGAAAGGTACTACCTGCTTCCTGGAGAGCATGAGCCAGATCCGTATCGTTCttacaaaagtaaaaattttattccaaaGTTTATGTTTATGGCTGCTGTAGCACATCCTCGATTTGATGAAAATGGAACTGAGTTGTTTTCTAGAAAAATAGGTATTTTTTCGTTTGTAATTATGGAACAAGCTAAGCGGAATAGCAACAATCGAACAGCAGGAACTATGGAAACAAAGCCCATTCAGTCAGTAACTAATGATATCACTAGAGCTTACTTGATAGAGAAAGTTCTTCCTGCTATTAGAGCAAAGTGGCCAGCTTCCGATTCAAATAATCCTATCTTTTTACAACAAGATAATGCAAGGCCACATGTTGGTAACAATGATTTGCAATTTATTGAAGCTGCCCGACAAGATGGATTTGACATTAGATTGTGTTTTCAACCATCGAGCAGTCCAGATTTAAATGTTTTAGGTCTTGGTTTTTTTAGAGCA